A region of Malaclemys terrapin pileata isolate rMalTer1 chromosome 5, rMalTer1.hap1, whole genome shotgun sequence DNA encodes the following proteins:
- the LOC128837843 gene encoding alcohol dehydrogenase class-3, whose product MASGVIKCKAAVAWEAGKPLSIEEVEVAPPKAHEVRIKVVATAVCHTDAYTLSGADPEGCFPVILGHEGAGIVESVGEGVTKLKPGDTVIPLYIPQCGECKFCLNPKTNLCQKIRVTQGKGLMPDATSRFTCKGKQIYHFMGTSTFSEYTVVADISVAKIDAAAPLDKVCLLGCGISTGYGAAINTAKVEPGSTCAVFGLGGVGLAVIMGCKVAGASRIIGVDLNKDKFAKAKEFGATECINPQDFKKPIQEVLVELTDGGVDYSFECIGNVGVMRAALESCHKGWGVSVIVGVAAAGQEISTRPFQLVTGRTWKGTAFGGWKSVESVPKLVAEYMSKKIKVDEFVTHTLPFDKINEAFELMHAGKSIRSVLKF is encoded by the exons ATGGCGAGCGGG GTTATTAAATGCAAGGCCGCTGTTGCCTGGGAGGCAGGTAAACCACTCTCTATAGAAGAGGTAGAGGTTGCACCACCAAAAGCACATGAAGTCCGTATTAAG GTTGTTGCCACTGCTGTCTGTCACACAGATGCCTATACGCTGAGTGGTGCTGATCCTGAGGGGTGTTTTCCAGTGATCTTGGGTCACGAAGGAGCCGGAATTGTGGAGAGTGTTGGGGAAGGAGTAACTAAATTAAAACCAG GTGACACAGTCATCCCACTGTACATCCCACAATGTGGAGAATGCAAGTTCTGTTTGAACCCTAAAACCAATCTCTGCCAAAAGATAAG aGTTACCCAAGGAAAAGGACTGATGCCCGATGCTACCAGCAGGTTCACCTGCAAAGGGAAGCAAATTTACCACTTCATGGGGACTAGCACCTTCTCTGAATACACTGTTGTGGCTGATATCTCTGTGGCTAAAATTGATGCTGCTGCTCCTCTGGATAAAGTTTGCCTATTGGGCTGTGGAATTTCAACAGGTTATGGTGCTGCCATCAACACTGCCAAG GTGGAACCTGGTTCTACCTGTGCTGTCTTTGGATTGGGAGGAGTTGGGCTGGCAGTTATTATGGGCTGTAAAGTGGCTGGAGCTTCCCGGATCATCGGCGTTGATCTCAACAAAGATAAATTTGCCAAGGCTAAAGAGTTTGGAGCCACTGAGTGCATCAACCCTCAGGACTTCAAGAAACCCATACAGGAGGTGCTGGTTGAGCTTACTGATGGTGGAGTGGACTACTCTTTTGAGTGCATTGGGAATGTTGGTGTCATG AGGGCTGCCTTGGAATCCTGTCAcaaaggctggggagtgagtgtGATAGTTGGAGTAGCTGCTGCTGGGCAGGAGATCTCTACCCGTCCCTTCCAACTAGTAACAGGTCGCACGTGGAAAGGGACTGCGTTTGGAG gtTGGAAGAGTGTAGAGAGTGTACCAAAGCTGGTGGCTGAATACATGTCAAAAAAGATCAAAGTTGATGAATTTGTGACACACACTCTGCCTTTTGACAAAATTAATGAAGCTTTTGAACTGATGCATGCAGGAAAGAG CATTCGAAGTGTCCTGAAATTTTAA